The following is a genomic window from Brucella pseudogrignonensis.
TCAATCGCATCCACGATTGCGATCCCATTCAACTCGGCCAGCACATCCGCAATAGTATCTGCTCCTGACGCCACCACCTGATGGGCAACCAGACTAACCTCATTTGCAGATTGTCGTTGCAGAACACGGACGAGGTTAGGATCGCACATCGGCGTAAGCGGATGGTCGCGCAGCGGACTTTCCGACAGCAGTTGGTTACCAACAAACAAGTGGCCCTGAAAAACTGTGCGCCCATTGGCCGGAAAGGCGGGACAAGCGATCGTTCGGCTCTCGCCAACAAGTTTCAGCAGTGCATCCGTAACAGGGCCGATATTGCCCTTATCGGTTGAATCAAAGGTCGAACAGTATTTGAAGAAGAGCTGTTTTGCACCTGCTTCAAGCAGCAGTTTTGCTGCACCAATCGATTGTTTAATCGCCGCCTCTGGCTCGATTGTACGGGACTTAAGTGCAATGATCACTGCATCAGCATCACCAAACTGCGATGTATCGTTGGGCAGACCATTGACCTGCACAACATTCATTCCTTCACGTGATAGAATAAGGGCAAGATCAGTCGCACCGGTCAGATCATCGGCAATAGCACCAAGAAGCATAGTCATCTCCTACTGCATTATCGGAGGCGCGGCTCAATAGAGCCAGCGCGCAGGAACGATAACAATTTGCGGGAACAGCCATAACAGAACCAGAACCGCAAACTGTGCGAGAATGAAAGGGACAGCACCGCGCTCCACATCCATGTATCGAACTTTTGCGACCGCGCAGGCCACATTCAGAACGGCGCCCACCGGCGGTGTAATCAGGCTTATTGCAGCCGTCATGATGAACATCACACCAAAATAAACAGGGTCAATGCCCGCCTGTTTGGCGATTGGCAGAAGCACTGGTGTCATGATCAGGATAGTCGGAATGAAATCCAGCGCTGTACCGATCACGATCAACAGCAGCAGCATAACAGCCATCAGAAGCAACGGACTTTCACGCAGTGGACCAAGCCAGCCAACAATTTCGGCTGGAATGTTTGCAATCGCGATCATATAGGCTGTGATGGAAGCGGCTGCGACCAGAAGCATTACGGCTGATGTCGTCAGCACTGCACTCACAAAGCAATGATAAAGCTTGGCTAGTGAAATTTCGCGATAGACAAAGCACCCGATGAACAGAGCATAGACGCAAGCGACAACGCCAGCTTCTGTGGGAGTGAATATTCCGGCCTTCAGTCCGCCAATAATGATAACGGGTAGCATGAACGCAAAGCCTGCATCCATTGCTGCTTTACCAACATCTTTCCAGCTCGAACGAGGCAGAACAGCGGTATTTTCCTTACGGCTTAGCAACCACCAGGCCACAGCAAGCGAGAGCGCCATTAACAGCCCTGGCACAATACCAGCCATAAACAATCGTGTTATCGAGACGCCACCGGCAACGCCAAACACGATATATCCGATTGAAGGCGGCAAGACGGGCGCGATGATACCGCCTGCGCTGATAAGACCAGCGGAACGGCCTAGGTTATAGCCAGCATCGCGCATGATTGGGATCAGCATGCCTGCCAGCACTGCAGTATCCGCAATCGCCGATCCAGAAAGACTTGCAAGCAGAAGTGCCGTCACAATAGCAACATAGCCCAAACCACCTTTGAGATGCCCAACGAGCGTCAATCCGAAATTGACCAAACGGCGCGACAAACCGCCAACATTCATCGCCTCGCCAGCGAGCAGGAAGAAAGGAATAGCCAGTAGCGGAAAACTATCCGCGCCATTGGTCATTTGCAGCGCAATCAGCTGCCAATCGAGCATTCCAAGCCACCACATCATGGCAATGCCGCTGAGGATCAGGCCAAAGGCGATGGGGGTTCCGATAAGAAGTGCTGCAATAAGCACAACGATAAAAACAACAAGCGTGGTCATTTTGAGCGATCCTCACTGTGCTGATTTTTAGCAAATGTGAAAAGCGCACAAATCAGATCAATGAATGCGACAACCGCGATCATTACACCTGCTATCAGCGGGGCCGCGTAGACCACACCCATCGGAATACCTGAAATAGGCGCTTTGTTGGCCATATTGGTGATCGTCTGATCATATGCGCCAGCAACCAGAAAGCAGCAGCAGGCGATGATAATTATATTTGTGAGCGCGCGGCAAATGATAGCGGAGGTGCCGGTTAAACGCGCTGTCAGGATATCCACACCGAGATGTTCATGGC
Proteins encoded in this region:
- a CDS encoding TRAP transporter large permease subunit produces the protein MTTLVVFIVVLIAALLIGTPIAFGLILSGIAMMWWLGMLDWQLIALQMTNGADSFPLLAIPFFLLAGEAMNVGGLSRRLVNFGLTLVGHLKGGLGYVAIVTALLLASLSGSAIADTAVLAGMLIPIMRDAGYNLGRSAGLISAGGIIAPVLPPSIGYIVFGVAGGVSITRLFMAGIVPGLLMALSLAVAWWLLSRKENTAVLPRSSWKDVGKAAMDAGFAFMLPVIIIGGLKAGIFTPTEAGVVACVYALFIGCFVYREISLAKLYHCFVSAVLTTSAVMLLVAAASITAYMIAIANIPAEIVGWLGPLRESPLLLMAVMLLLLIVIGTALDFIPTILIMTPVLLPIAKQAGIDPVYFGVMFIMTAAISLITPPVGAVLNVACAVAKVRYMDVERGAVPFILAQFAVLVLLWLFPQIVIVPARWLY
- a CDS encoding TRAP transporter small permease codes for the protein MSVLQQISDWGFKALEAFLAMILATMVALVFANVVMRYGFDTGITITDEVSRMMFVWISFVGAVVVARRHEHLGVDILTARLTGTSAIICRALTNIIIIACCCFLVAGAYDQTITNMANKAPISGIPMGVVYAAPLIAGVMIAVVAFIDLICALFTFAKNQHSEDRSK